A window from Pseudomonadota bacterium encodes these proteins:
- a CDS encoding XrtA/PEP-CTERM system exopolysaccharide export protein, whose protein sequence is MDTSTAEPVATQSVENYAIGPGDNLDVHVWRHEDLSRVVPVRPDGKISTPLVEDMRAAGKTASELARDIEAQLSEYIKTPKVTVIVTGFVGQTNDQIRVIGMGGQPRAISYTANMSLLDVMIAVGGLSEFAAPRRSKILRRVNGEGTEIPVRPDLLLERGDIRYDIPMRPGDVLIIPESRF, encoded by the coding sequence GTGGATACATCGACGGCGGAGCCAGTTGCCACCCAGTCTGTTGAAAATTATGCGATCGGACCGGGAGACAACCTGGACGTACACGTGTGGCGACATGAGGATTTGTCCCGCGTGGTGCCGGTTCGCCCGGACGGGAAGATCTCCACGCCGCTGGTTGAAGACATGCGTGCGGCCGGCAAGACCGCCAGCGAACTCGCCCGGGACATCGAGGCGCAGCTCTCCGAATACATCAAAACCCCGAAGGTTACGGTTATCGTGACCGGCTTTGTGGGTCAAACCAACGACCAAATACGCGTGATTGGCATGGGCGGCCAACCTCGGGCCATTTCTTACACGGCCAATATGTCGCTCCTCGACGTCATGATCGCAGTCGGTGGATTGTCTGAATTTGCTGCGCCGCGTCGATCCAAAATCCTGCGTCGAGTGAATGGGGAGGGCACGGAGATTCCGGTACGGCCTGATCTGCTGCTCGAGCGTGGGGATATTCGTTATGACATTCCGATGCGACCGGGCGATGTACTGATC